Within the Vicinamibacterales bacterium genome, the region CCGTACGATCAGCACGTGCCGATCGTCCTCTTCGGGGCGGGCATTCGTCCCGGTCCGCGCAGCGAACCGGCGTCGCCGGTCGACATCGCGCCGACGCTCGCAGCGATCGTCGGCGTACGGCTCGCCTCGACCGACGGCCACGTGCTGACACCTGCGCTGAAGCAGTAGGACCCGCCACGGCCCCGATCGCCCCGTCGGCCAGGTTTCGTACGCGCGTGCTGGCGGCCGTGCGCCGCATCCCGGTGGGCCGGGTCGCCACTTACGGCGACGTGGCCGGGGCCGCGGGCGCGCCGCGCGCCGCACGCGCCGTCGGCAATATCATGAAGGGCTGCACCGCGGCGGGTGTGCCCTGCCACCGGGTGATCACCGCCGGCGGACGGCTCGGCGGCTACGGCGGTCACGAGCACCTGAAACGGGCGCTCCTCGCCGCCGAAGGGCTGTCGGTGCACGGCCGCCGCGTCCGCGATTTCGATCGAAAACGCTTCGTTTTTCGTAAGTAGGGCCGTGCGCAGGGCAACGCGGCCGGAGCATGCCGACGTCTAAAGAAGCAGACCTCGCGCTGGTGGCGCGGTGTCGCGGCGGCGATCTGGGAGCGTTCGAGCAGCTCTACAAGGCTCACGCCGGACGGCTCTACAGCCTGGCCTACCGGATGGTCGGCAACGCCACCGACGCCGAGGACCTGCTGCAGGAGATCTTTCTCTCCGCGCACAGGAAACTGGAGAGTTTTCGCGGCGACGCCGCGCTCGGCACGTGGTTGTACCGTCTGGCGACGAACCACGTGCTCGACTACGTGCGCAGCCGGGCGGCGCGCATGGGCCAGCTGACCGACGCGCTGGACGAAACCGCGCTGGCGGTCGGAGGAACCACCCACCGGCTGGCGGACAGCGCGGTGGCGAGGATCGACCTGGAACGGGCGCTGGGCGAGCTGCCCGATGGCTGCCGCGCCGCCTTCGTGCTGCACGATGTCGAAGGCCTCGAGCACAAGGAAGTCGCCGAACTGCTGGGGATTGCCGAAGGGACCTCGAAATCTCAGGTCCACAAGGCGCGAATGCGATTGCGGAAACTACTGTCTGACACGCCATGACCTGCGAGCGTCACATCGAACGGATTCAGGAGCTGGTGGACGGCGCGCTCGGACCGATCCGCCGCGCCGAGCTCGAGCAGCATCTCGGGCAGTGCGAGGCATGCCAGGCGCTACGGACCGATCTCGAACGGATTCGCGACGCCGCCGCGGCGCTGCCGCCGCTCGCGCCGCCGGATGGCGCGTGGCTGCAGATCGCCGGTCGGCTCCGCCGCGAGCAGCGCGAGTCGCCCGAACCGGCGCGGCTGGTCGCGATCGCCGACGCGCCGTGCGGCCTGCGCTGGTCGTACGGCTGGCTGGCGATTGCCGCGGCGCTGGTGCTCGCGGCCGGCGCGTCGATCCTCATGCTGGTTCGATCGGCGCCGGCCCCGACCCGCGCCGGCAGCCAGGCGGCGGCCGCCGTCTCGGCGCCTGCCGCCGCGGGGTCCGGCTCGCCGTCCGTGGAAGCCGCGCAGACCGCGGTCGACGCCGCGCAGCAGCAGTTCGAGAAAGCGATCGCGGATCTCGAGAAGGTCGCGCGAGCCAACGGCGGCGCGATCGATCCCGGCACGTCGGCGGTCATCGACAAGAACCTCGGAATCATCGACCGCGCAATCGCCGAGAACCGCGCCGCGGTCAAGGCGGAGCCGGCAAGCGTCGCGGCCCGCGAAACGCTCTTCGAGGCGCTGCGGCAGAAAGTCTCGCTCCTGCAGGACACGATCGCGCTCATCAACGAAATGCGCCAGGGCAACAATGCCGCCGCAGCCCAGCTCGTCAACAAATCATGAAGAGATTTCTCATCGGAGCGCTTATTGCCCTCGTCATGGCACAGGCCGCCGTCGGCGCGCAGGTCTACCCCGATCGCGTGGTCGTCAAGTCGAAGCACGGGGGCGCCACTGCGTACCAGCGCCGCGACCGCGATGACAGCCGTGAGCAGCAGACCGAGCGCACGACCCGGACCTTCCATCTCGGCGCCTCCGGCCTGCTGATGCTCGGCAACATCGCCGGCGACATCACGGTCAGCCGCGGCGGCAGCGACACCGTGGTGGAAATCGTCAAGATCGCGCGCGGCCGCGATGCCGCCGACGCGCGCGACCTGCTGCAGCTCGTCACCGTCGACGCGACCGAACGGCCCGATCGGGTCGAGGTGAAGACGCACTACCCCGGCGGGGACGAGATGCGCCGCAGCAACCGCCGCAACCTGAACGTGACGGTCGCCTACAACGTCACCGCGCCGGCCGGCATCCACCTGGCCATCGACACGATCTCGGGCGACGT harbors:
- a CDS encoding RNA polymerase sigma factor, which encodes MPTSKEADLALVARCRGGDLGAFEQLYKAHAGRLYSLAYRMVGNATDAEDLLQEIFLSAHRKLESFRGDAALGTWLYRLATNHVLDYVRSRAARMGQLTDALDETALAVGGTTHRLADSAVARIDLERALGELPDGCRAAFVLHDVEGLEHKEVAELLGIAEGTSKSQVHKARMRLRKLLSDTP
- a CDS encoding MGMT family protein gives rise to the protein MAPSARFRTRVLAAVRRIPVGRVATYGDVAGAAGAPRAARAVGNIMKGCTAAGVPCHRVITAGGRLGGYGGHEHLKRALLAAEGLSVHGRRVRDFDRKRFVFRK
- a CDS encoding zf-HC2 domain-containing protein produces the protein MTCERHIERIQELVDGALGPIRRAELEQHLGQCEACQALRTDLERIRDAAAALPPLAPPDGAWLQIAGRLRREQRESPEPARLVAIADAPCGLRWSYGWLAIAAALVLAAGASILMLVRSAPAPTRAGSQAAAAVSAPAAAGSGSPSVEAAQTAVDAAQQQFEKAIADLEKVARANGGAIDPGTSAVIDKNLGIIDRAIAENRAAVKAEPASVAARETLFEALRQKVSLLQDTIALINEMRQGNNAAAAQLVNKS